From Musa acuminata AAA Group cultivar baxijiao chromosome BXJ3-8, Cavendish_Baxijiao_AAA, whole genome shotgun sequence, one genomic window encodes:
- the LOC135646016 gene encoding probable transcription factor At4g00390 codes for MPTLTPPNSLAPPPPDPRPSTTEDSPSTNGGPGGCSAPLNPSSSKPIPGPDEPASAAAAMSRRSGRKRKPREFGGRSPSGLRQMKVWSEPDEVALLEGALAFRSRTGALPKQPTMSAFFASIKTSIATHLTPEQVGYKLKRLKSKFVHSFAAGSSAVVTAHDRRICELSAEIWGEEAKQADGDAEEDGNGDVAPAATEEDDDAGREDDKYPFIREAVAEYGRCLSGVLLEKKLKLIDDSKGKLLEEKLRKQCEAEMELWAKRLDLLKEISELLMDAHKS; via the coding sequence ATGCCTACCTTGACGCCCCCAAATTCTCTCGCTCCTCCTCCGCCCGATCCGCGACCGTCAACCACGGAGGACTCACCGTCGACCAACGGCGGCCCCGGTGGCTGCTCGGCCCCCCTGAATCCTTCCTCCTCGAAGCCCATCCCGGGACCCGACGAGCCGGCCTCCGCCGCGGCGGCCATGTCCAGGCGGAGTGGGCGGAAGAGGAAGCCCCGCGAGTTTGGCGGGCGGAGCCCCTCCGGCCTCCGGCAGATGAAGGTGTGGTCGGAGCCCGACGAGGTCGCGCTCCTCGAAGGCGCCCTTGCCTTTCGCTCCCGTACCGGCGCCCTTCCCAAGCAGCCCACCATGTCCGCCTTTTTCGCTTCCATCAAGACCTCCATCGCCACCCACCTCACCCCCGAGCAGGTCGGTTACAAGCTCAAGCGCCTCAAGAGCAAGTTCGTTCACTCTTTCGCCGCTGGTTCCTCCGCCGTTGTCACCGCCCACGACCGGCGCATCTGCGAGCTGTCCGCCGAGATATGGGGCGAGGAGGCCAAGCAGGCCGATGGGGACGCCGAGGAGGACGGAAACGGGGACGTGGCCCCCGCTGCCACCGAGGAGGATGATGATGCGGGAAGGGAGGATGATAAGTATCCGTTCATCAGGGAAGCCGTGGCGGAGTACGGGCGGTGCTTGTCGGGCGTGCTCTTGGAGAAGAAACTGAAGCTAATCGATGATTCCAAGGGGAAGTTGCTGGAGGAGAAATTGAGGAAGCAGTGCGAGGCCGAGATGGAGTTGTGGGCGAAGCGCCTCGATTTGTTGAAGGAGATATCTGAGCTTCTGATGGATGCCCACAAGAGCTGA